The Micromonospora sp. Llam0 genome contains a region encoding:
- a CDS encoding LacI family DNA-binding transcriptional regulator, whose amino-acid sequence MNIGEIARRAGVSRSTVSYVLSGKRTVSQATRERIQAVIDELGYRPNASARALKEGRTRTLGLVIPPASQRLTDMQLGFVASVVEAAARHDLDVLLSPSGGDHDRSFERIVTGRRVDGVVLMEIRLDDERVTRLAKTGVPFVMIGRTVEPHGMSWIDVDYAGLTARCVHHLADLGHRHVALVNRSAELVAAGYGPGHRALAGFRAAVTDRALTGVEVCCGDDTASGEACMEQLLATHPDVTAVTTINEAALPGIQRALTGAGLSVPGDFSVTGVAAQHWAEDFRPPLTAADVPTGDMGAEAVALLLEIIAAPGATARHRLYSPPISLRSSTGPVRNR is encoded by the coding sequence ATGAACATCGGGGAGATCGCCCGGCGCGCGGGTGTGTCCCGTAGCACCGTCTCCTATGTGCTGAGCGGCAAGCGGACCGTGTCGCAGGCAACGCGGGAGCGGATCCAGGCGGTTATCGACGAGCTGGGCTACCGGCCGAACGCCAGTGCCCGTGCCCTGAAGGAAGGACGCACCCGCACCCTCGGCCTGGTGATCCCGCCGGCGAGTCAGCGGCTGACCGACATGCAGTTGGGTTTCGTGGCCAGCGTTGTCGAGGCGGCCGCCCGCCACGACCTCGATGTGCTGCTGTCCCCGTCCGGCGGTGACCACGACCGGTCCTTCGAACGGATCGTGACGGGGCGTCGGGTGGACGGTGTGGTCCTGATGGAGATCCGGTTGGACGACGAGCGGGTGACACGGCTCGCCAAGACAGGTGTGCCGTTCGTCATGATCGGCCGGACCGTCGAGCCACACGGTATGAGTTGGATCGACGTCGACTACGCCGGACTGACCGCCCGGTGTGTGCACCATCTGGCCGATCTGGGCCACCGGCACGTGGCCCTGGTGAATCGTTCCGCCGAGCTGGTGGCCGCCGGCTACGGCCCCGGCCATCGAGCGCTGGCTGGTTTCCGAGCGGCGGTGACGGATCGGGCCCTGACCGGCGTCGAGGTCTGCTGCGGCGACGACACGGCATCCGGCGAGGCGTGCATGGAGCAACTGCTCGCGACACACCCGGACGTCACGGCCGTGACCACCATCAACGAGGCCGCACTGCCCGGAATCCAGCGGGCCCTGACCGGCGCGGGGCTGTCCGTGCCGGGTGACTTCTCCGTCACCGGGGTCGCCGCCCAGCACTGGGCGGAGGATTTCCGCCCACCGTTGACCGCTGCGGACGTTCCGACAGGTGACATGGGAGCCGAGGCGGTGGCACTGCTGCTGGAGATCATCGCCGCGCCCGGGGCCACGGCACGCCACCGCCTGTACAGCCCGCCCATCTCGCTGCGCTCCAGCACCGGCCCGGTCCGGAACCGCTAG
- a CDS encoding arabinofuranosidase catalytic domain-containing protein: MSTFHLPRDRRRRLPLLAGVLIGALATTGAAVTSAVAAIQPGQSTPIVGGQSGRCLDVPNASTTNGTQTQLWDCHDGANQQWTYTSGGQLMVYGSKCLDASGHGTANGTLAIIWDCNGQSNQQWNVNPDGTITGVQSGLCLDASGYGTGNGTVIHLWSCHGGANQQWNSPASPTPTPTSTPTPSPAGERPCDIYAAGGTPCVAAHSTVRALYGSYDGNLYQVRRSSDNTSRDIGLLAQGGTADAAAQDSFCAGTTCVITVIFDQSGRGNDLWYQGSSVVPGSTQSRPAIATSESLTIDGSKAYSLYINPGNSYWRDGHLTGVPTGSQPEGMYMVTSGTHVNSGCCFDYGNSETTRSADAAGAMDAINFSTQCWFGGCQGTGPWVQADLEWGLYPGGSQTWNPNQRSFTSKFVTATLKNNGTTRFAIKGSNAQSGSLYPLWEGPLPPGYSPMKKQGAIILGSGGDCCKPGGGANLSAGTFYEGAMVTGYPSDATEEAVQANIVAAGYR; encoded by the coding sequence ATGTCCACCTTCCACCTCCCCCGCGACCGCCGCAGGCGGCTGCCCCTCCTGGCCGGCGTGCTGATCGGCGCGTTGGCCACCACCGGTGCAGCCGTCACCTCGGCGGTTGCGGCCATCCAGCCAGGCCAGAGCACCCCGATCGTGGGCGGCCAGTCGGGCCGCTGTCTGGACGTCCCGAACGCGAGCACGACAAACGGCACCCAGACGCAGCTGTGGGACTGTCATGATGGCGCCAACCAGCAGTGGACGTACACATCGGGCGGACAACTCATGGTGTACGGCAGCAAGTGCCTGGACGCTTCCGGTCACGGAACCGCCAACGGCACGCTGGCGATCATCTGGGACTGCAATGGACAGAGCAACCAGCAGTGGAACGTCAATCCCGACGGCACCATCACCGGTGTGCAGTCCGGGCTCTGCCTGGACGCCAGCGGCTACGGCACGGGGAACGGCACGGTGATCCACCTCTGGTCGTGCCACGGAGGCGCGAACCAGCAGTGGAATTCGCCGGCATCACCGACACCGACACCGACGTCGACACCGACGCCCTCGCCGGCCGGCGAGCGGCCGTGCGACATCTACGCCGCCGGCGGTACACCATGCGTCGCGGCGCACAGCACCGTACGTGCCCTCTACGGCTCGTACGACGGCAACCTCTACCAGGTCCGACGCTCATCGGACAACACGAGCCGGGACATCGGGCTGCTGGCCCAGGGCGGTACCGCCGACGCGGCCGCCCAGGACTCGTTCTGCGCCGGCACCACCTGCGTCATCACGGTCATCTTCGACCAGTCCGGCCGGGGCAACGACCTCTGGTACCAGGGATCGAGTGTGGTCCCGGGCTCGACCCAGAGCCGTCCGGCGATCGCGACCTCCGAATCGCTCACGATCGACGGCAGCAAGGCATACTCGCTCTACATCAACCCGGGCAACAGCTACTGGCGCGACGGGCACCTGACCGGTGTGCCGACCGGCAGCCAGCCTGAGGGCATGTACATGGTGACCAGCGGCACGCACGTCAACAGTGGCTGCTGCTTCGACTACGGCAACAGCGAGACGACACGATCGGCCGACGCCGCCGGTGCCATGGACGCGATCAACTTCAGCACCCAGTGCTGGTTCGGCGGGTGCCAGGGGACCGGTCCCTGGGTCCAGGCGGATCTCGAATGGGGGCTGTACCCCGGGGGCAGCCAGACCTGGAACCCGAACCAGCGCTCGTTCACCAGCAAGTTCGTTACGGCGACACTCAAGAACAACGGGACGACGCGGTTCGCGATCAAGGGGAGCAACGCACAGTCCGGCAGCCTCTACCCGCTGTGGGAGGGTCCGCTACCCCCTGGCTACAGTCCCATGAAAAAGCAGGGCGCCATCATTCTGGGCAGCGGCGGAGACTGCTGCAAGCCGGGCGGCGGTGCCAATCTCAGCGCCGGCACCTTCTACGAGGGCGCCATGGTCACCGGGTATCCATCCGATGCGACTGAGGAAGCCGTGCAGGCCAACATCGTGGCCGCCGGCTACCGCTGA
- a CDS encoding lectin: MAAAGTVLVLVVSAATYVISDASTAQAATVGPCDIYTSGGTPCVAAHSTTRALYGAYDGPLYQVRRSSDAATQDIGVLSAGGYANAATQDSFCANTSCVITIIYDQSGRDNRLTQAPPGYWPGPAPGGWDNLADAKAAPITIGGQRAYGVYIAPGTGYRNNNTNGVATGDQPEGIYAVVDGTHYNQWCCFDYGNAQTDGQADAPAIMETVYFGANRQWGYGDGSGPWIMADLEWGLFSGVNAGYNSLAPINHRFVTAIVKGEPNHWAIRGGNAQSGGLTTYFDGPRPNGYHPMKKEGAILLGIGGDNSVSGRGTFYEGVLTSGYPSAETENAVQANINAAGYAPASGGDPQQNVQVVGGQSGRCLDVPGATTTNGTQMNLWDCHGGTNQRFTYTAGGQLTVYGDKCLDASGYGTTNGTQVVVWDCHGGVNQQWSVNADGTITSVQSGLCLDAEAYGTANGTRIHLWACHGGANQQWSLRS, encoded by the coding sequence ATGGCGGCGGCAGGGACCGTGCTGGTCCTCGTCGTCAGCGCTGCCACCTACGTGATCTCGGACGCCTCCACCGCTCAAGCAGCCACCGTGGGGCCGTGTGACATCTACACCTCGGGTGGCACGCCATGCGTGGCCGCACACAGCACCACCCGGGCGTTGTACGGCGCGTACGACGGTCCGCTCTACCAGGTGCGGCGCTCATCGGACGCCGCCACCCAGGACATTGGGGTGCTGAGCGCCGGTGGCTACGCCAACGCCGCTACCCAGGACTCGTTCTGCGCCAACACTAGCTGCGTCATCACCATCATCTACGACCAGTCCGGCCGCGACAACCGCCTCACCCAGGCGCCTCCCGGCTACTGGCCCGGCCCCGCTCCGGGCGGATGGGACAACCTCGCCGATGCGAAGGCGGCCCCGATCACCATCGGCGGCCAGAGGGCGTACGGCGTCTACATCGCGCCCGGCACCGGCTACCGCAACAACAACACCAACGGCGTCGCGACCGGCGACCAACCCGAGGGCATCTACGCCGTCGTCGACGGCACGCACTACAACCAGTGGTGCTGCTTCGACTACGGCAATGCACAGACGGACGGCCAAGCCGACGCCCCCGCCATCATGGAGACTGTCTACTTCGGTGCCAACAGGCAGTGGGGCTACGGGGACGGATCCGGCCCGTGGATCATGGCCGACCTGGAGTGGGGCCTGTTCTCCGGGGTCAACGCGGGGTACAACAGCCTCGCCCCCATCAACCACCGTTTCGTGACGGCCATCGTCAAGGGCGAGCCGAACCACTGGGCCATTCGGGGCGGGAACGCGCAGTCGGGTGGCCTGACGACCTACTTCGACGGGCCGCGCCCCAACGGCTACCACCCGATGAAGAAGGAAGGGGCCATCCTCCTCGGCATCGGCGGCGACAACAGCGTCTCCGGCCGGGGCACTTTCTACGAGGGTGTGTTGACCTCCGGCTACCCGTCGGCGGAGACCGAGAACGCCGTACAGGCCAACATCAACGCCGCCGGGTACGCGCCGGCGAGCGGCGGCGACCCGCAGCAGAACGTCCAGGTCGTGGGTGGTCAGTCGGGTCGGTGTCTGGACGTGCCGGGCGCCACGACCACCAACGGCACCCAGATGAATCTCTGGGACTGCCACGGCGGCACCAATCAACGCTTCACCTACACGGCGGGCGGGCAACTCACCGTGTACGGCGACAAGTGCCTCGACGCGTCCGGGTACGGCACCACGAACGGCACGCAGGTGGTGGTCTGGGACTGCCACGGTGGCGTCAACCAGCAGTGGAGTGTGAACGCCGACGGCACCATCACCAGCGTGCAGTCCGGGCTCTGCCTGGACGCGGAGGCCTACGGGACGGCGAACGGCACCCGGATTCATCTCTGGGCCTGTCACGGTGGCGCCAACCAGCAGTGGAGTTTGCGCAGCTGA
- a CDS encoding SAM-dependent methyltransferase, with protein sequence MTEDWELPSGSKLDTAVPHSARIWNYWLGGKDHFAVDRAAGDEVIAHIPDIPIGAKSERAFLKRVVRFLVQDAGIRQFLDVGTGLPSADNTHEVAQSLDPHCRVVYIDNDPLVMAHARALLTSAPEGSCDYIEADLRQPDAILASARRTLDFSQPIGLMLLGVVNHLMDDDVAYGSVAQLVQAMPTGSYLVLTHSTAEIHGEPMLRVMRETTERGGTPIRARTKIELERFFDGMDLLEPGVVTCSRWRPDPESDEPEVYLFGGVGRIG encoded by the coding sequence ATGACCGAGGACTGGGAGCTCCCTTCAGGCTCCAAGCTGGACACCGCGGTTCCGCACTCGGCCCGGATCTGGAACTACTGGCTCGGCGGCAAGGACCACTTCGCGGTCGACCGGGCCGCCGGCGATGAGGTGATCGCCCACATCCCGGACATCCCTATCGGAGCCAAGTCCGAGCGCGCGTTCCTCAAACGGGTGGTCAGGTTCCTTGTCCAGGACGCCGGTATCCGTCAGTTCCTCGACGTCGGCACCGGGCTCCCATCGGCCGACAACACCCACGAAGTCGCGCAGTCCCTCGACCCGCACTGCCGGGTGGTCTACATCGACAACGACCCGCTCGTCATGGCACACGCGCGGGCGCTGCTGACCAGCGCCCCGGAGGGCAGCTGCGACTACATCGAAGCCGATCTACGACAGCCGGACGCGATCCTCGCGTCCGCGCGGCGGACGCTCGACTTCTCGCAGCCGATCGGGCTCATGCTCCTCGGCGTCGTCAACCACCTCATGGACGACGACGTGGCGTACGGCTCCGTCGCGCAACTGGTGCAGGCGATGCCCACCGGCAGCTACCTGGTGCTCACCCACTCCACCGCGGAGATCCACGGCGAGCCGATGCTGCGCGTGATGCGGGAGACCACCGAGCGCGGCGGCACGCCGATCCGTGCCAGGACCAAGATCGAGCTCGAACGCTTCTTCGACGGGATGGATCTGCTGGAGCCCGGCGTCGTCACGTGCTCGCGCTGGCGCCCCGACCCGGAGTCCGACGAGCCCGAGGTCTACCTGTTCGGCGGCGTCGGTCGCATCGGCTGA
- a CDS encoding DeoR/GlpR family DNA-binding transcription regulator, with amino-acid sequence MNVDKDERQRNLPAGRKAQLAAYVADTGQVTVNELAERFGVSIDTVRRDLDQLSADGALVRTYGGAVSLSTVSRTDRAVDQRLSLQEQEKEKIAALAAALVQDSSTIMINGGTTTLAVARNLGQHRDLTVATNNLLVPGALPPTAIRDIYVFGGAVRTLTLATIGPVRFQATSGAELDISCDLALIGVGAVDAEAGYTTSNLAEAAMMQEMISRAGRVAILADSSKFGRRLFAQVSELGSADYLITDTPPPAELREALDANEVKVITPPASPRQRGARNPV; translated from the coding sequence ATGAACGTCGACAAGGACGAGCGGCAGCGCAACCTGCCCGCCGGGCGCAAGGCCCAGCTGGCCGCGTACGTCGCCGACACCGGTCAGGTCACGGTGAACGAGCTGGCCGAACGCTTCGGCGTCTCGATCGACACCGTGCGGCGGGATCTCGACCAGCTCAGTGCCGACGGAGCGCTCGTACGCACCTACGGCGGAGCGGTCAGTCTGTCCACAGTCTCCCGTACCGACCGCGCCGTCGACCAGCGGCTCAGCCTGCAGGAGCAGGAGAAGGAGAAGATCGCGGCACTGGCCGCGGCGCTGGTCCAGGACAGCTCGACAATCATGATCAACGGCGGAACGACGACCCTTGCGGTCGCCCGCAACCTGGGTCAGCACCGCGATCTCACCGTGGCGACGAACAACCTGCTGGTGCCCGGGGCGCTGCCGCCCACGGCGATCCGCGACATCTACGTCTTCGGCGGTGCGGTACGCACCCTGACGCTCGCCACCATCGGACCGGTGCGGTTCCAGGCCACCAGCGGCGCCGAACTGGACATCAGCTGCGACCTGGCGCTGATCGGCGTCGGCGCGGTCGACGCGGAGGCCGGCTACACGACAAGCAACCTCGCCGAAGCCGCGATGATGCAGGAGATGATCTCCCGCGCTGGTCGAGTGGCCATCCTCGCCGACTCCTCCAAGTTCGGTCGCCGGCTCTTCGCCCAGGTCTCCGAGCTCGGCAGCGCGGACTACCTGATCACCGACACCCCGCCGCCCGCCGAACTGCGGGAGGCCCTCGACGCGAACGAGGTGAAGGTCATCACCCCGCCGGCCTCACCACGACAGCGAGGAGCTCGCAACCCGGTCTGA
- a CDS encoding sugar ABC transporter substrate-binding protein, with protein MVFRVSRLSRLVGAVTAATTVAFVAACGADDGGSDGDGTVTLEFAQWWGAELPAGEFDRIIDEFTAQNPNIEIELLSAPYASTKQQLLTGAASKTLPDVVGLDGAWVNDFAKQGAITDLSSLMAEADYDDSELASQIQIDGSTYMIPVVNFVYPLFVNKELLTEAGVADVPTTRGEFLDAATKISASGGDVKGWALPLDTAVPNGIQNDVMSWLWASGGSMLTADGKPNLTSPEVKDTVEYVKSLNDADVIAPGALTMKEQDKVEKFSNGQIGMMIDSLAHINLIRENQPDMEFEVAALPAADGYTGERGIPYASWGIGISDSSEHKAEAFKFVSYLMSQETNAQLSTIANGFPGNKNAEPDFGSSDPLFRTAFEIYQQGYPANEFVGLPKSEDLMRSFAEQLQLVLTGGTSVDDALAAAQENWSSVIE; from the coding sequence ATGGTGTTTCGTGTCAGCCGGCTGAGCAGACTGGTGGGGGCGGTGACCGCGGCGACGACAGTCGCGTTCGTCGCGGCGTGTGGTGCGGACGACGGCGGCTCGGACGGGGACGGCACCGTCACGCTGGAGTTCGCCCAGTGGTGGGGTGCCGAACTGCCGGCGGGGGAGTTCGACCGGATCATCGACGAGTTCACCGCGCAGAACCCGAACATCGAGATCGAGTTGCTGAGCGCGCCGTACGCCTCGACCAAGCAGCAACTGCTCACCGGCGCCGCCTCGAAGACCCTGCCGGACGTGGTCGGTCTCGACGGTGCCTGGGTCAACGACTTCGCCAAGCAGGGCGCGATCACCGACCTGTCCAGCCTGATGGCCGAGGCGGACTACGACGACAGCGAGCTGGCCAGCCAGATCCAGATCGACGGCAGCACCTACATGATCCCGGTGGTCAACTTCGTCTACCCGCTGTTCGTCAACAAGGAACTGCTCACCGAGGCGGGCGTCGCGGACGTGCCCACCACCCGCGGTGAGTTCCTCGACGCGGCCACGAAGATCAGCGCGAGCGGCGGCGACGTCAAGGGCTGGGCGCTCCCGCTCGACACCGCCGTGCCCAACGGCATCCAGAACGACGTCATGTCCTGGCTCTGGGCCTCCGGCGGCAGCATGCTCACCGCCGACGGCAAGCCGAATCTGACCAGCCCGGAGGTCAAGGACACCGTCGAGTACGTGAAGAGCCTGAACGACGCCGACGTCATCGCACCCGGCGCGCTCACCATGAAGGAGCAGGACAAGGTCGAGAAGTTCAGCAACGGCCAGATCGGCATGATGATCGACTCGCTCGCGCACATCAACCTGATCCGGGAGAACCAGCCGGACATGGAGTTCGAGGTGGCTGCCCTGCCGGCCGCCGACGGCTACACCGGCGAGCGCGGCATCCCGTACGCGTCGTGGGGCATCGGCATCTCCGACTCCAGCGAGCACAAGGCCGAGGCGTTCAAGTTCGTGTCGTACCTGATGAGCCAGGAGACGAACGCGCAGCTGAGCACGATCGCTAACGGCTTCCCCGGCAACAAGAACGCCGAGCCCGACTTCGGCAGCAGCGACCCGCTGTTCCGGACCGCCTTCGAGATCTACCAGCAGGGCTACCCGGCCAACGAGTTCGTCGGCCTACCCAAGTCCGAGGACCTGATGCGTAGCTTCGCCGAGCAGCTTCAGCTGGTGCTGACCGGCGGGACGAGCGTTGACGACGCACTCGCCGCAGCGCAGGAGAACTGGTCCTCGGTCATCGAGTAG
- a CDS encoding carbohydrate ABC transporter permease, giving the protein MTLTAPRASTRAAPAAPGRPRSTLARRLVPYGYLSPTVLLIVVLMVVPIVMVVGYSFRDNVIVQENSVFAGFANYTRVLTDPDFLAALRNTAVFISVSTVAHLVLGLTFAMMLNTQLLSGVTKAIFRIVYILPWLFTIAVIAVIWRLLFDPSGVVNYVLQTVGLVQQGVNWFGDPATALWAVTFVNIWSGYPFFMISLLAGLQGIPADLYEAAAVDGTNWWQRFRHVTLPQLRPVIVSMAVLDLIWTSHQFALIWMTTGGGPLNSTEMLSTFTYKQAFSEYEFATASAAAVIVLLLTMVLAFFYVRSQRER; this is encoded by the coding sequence ATGACACTGACGGCACCCCGGGCCTCGACCCGCGCCGCACCGGCCGCCCCTGGGCGGCCCCGATCCACGCTGGCCCGGCGCCTGGTCCCGTACGGCTATCTGTCCCCGACGGTGCTGCTGATCGTGGTCCTGATGGTGGTCCCCATCGTCATGGTGGTCGGCTACTCGTTCCGGGACAACGTGATCGTCCAGGAGAACTCGGTCTTCGCCGGGTTCGCCAACTACACCAGGGTGCTCACCGACCCGGACTTCCTGGCCGCGCTGCGCAACACCGCCGTCTTCATCTCGGTCAGCACCGTGGCGCACCTGGTCCTCGGCCTCACCTTCGCGATGATGCTCAACACCCAGCTGCTGAGCGGGGTCACGAAGGCCATCTTCCGGATCGTCTACATCCTGCCCTGGCTGTTCACGATCGCGGTGATCGCCGTCATCTGGCGGCTGCTGTTCGACCCGTCCGGCGTGGTCAACTACGTGCTGCAGACGGTCGGCCTGGTCCAGCAGGGCGTGAACTGGTTCGGCGACCCGGCCACGGCGCTCTGGGCGGTGACGTTCGTCAACATCTGGTCCGGCTATCCGTTCTTCATGATCAGCCTGCTGGCCGGGCTGCAGGGGATCCCCGCCGACCTGTACGAGGCCGCCGCCGTGGACGGCACCAACTGGTGGCAGCGGTTCCGCCACGTGACGCTGCCCCAGCTGCGGCCGGTGATCGTCAGCATGGCGGTGCTCGACCTGATCTGGACCTCCCACCAGTTCGCGTTGATCTGGATGACGACCGGCGGCGGGCCGCTGAACTCCACCGAGATGCTCAGCACCTTCACCTACAAGCAGGCTTTCAGTGAGTACGAGTTCGCCACGGCGTCCGCCGCCGCGGTGATCGTGCTGCTGCTCACGATGGTGCTGGCCTTCTTCTACGTACGCTCGCAAAGGGAGCGGTGA
- a CDS encoding carbohydrate ABC transporter permease — protein MAAVKTRRTLAKVGVVTGLVLGGLFAGLPVLWMLSTSLKRNGEVFQSPPQLFTEGFSFDAYREILGNGTQLRFFLNSYIVAFAVTILTLLVAVLAGYAFSRFRFPFQKTINAAIISVQAVPPITLVIPYFGLIVALGLYDTYAGLILTHMVFTLPYAIIMITAYLNTLPRELDESVKIDGGTGWTALWRILVPVSVPGLVAVGVYTFMISWNEYLFALTLTRTDDMRTVPIGIQLLMGQHSYEWNQMMAMSILGSVPVLVLFLLFQRRFVGGLTAGAVKT, from the coding sequence ATGGCCGCCGTCAAGACTCGGCGTACCCTCGCGAAAGTCGGCGTCGTCACCGGGCTGGTCCTCGGCGGGCTGTTCGCCGGCCTGCCGGTGCTGTGGATGCTCTCCACCTCGTTGAAGCGCAACGGCGAGGTCTTCCAGAGCCCGCCGCAGCTGTTCACCGAGGGCTTCTCGTTCGACGCCTACCGCGAGATCCTGGGCAACGGCACCCAGCTGCGGTTCTTTCTCAACAGCTACATCGTCGCCTTCGCGGTGACCATCCTGACCCTGCTGGTTGCGGTTCTCGCCGGGTACGCATTCAGCCGGTTCAGGTTTCCCTTCCAGAAGACCATCAACGCGGCGATCATCAGCGTTCAGGCGGTGCCGCCGATCACGCTCGTCATTCCGTACTTCGGGCTCATCGTCGCGCTCGGCCTGTACGACACCTACGCCGGACTGATCCTGACGCACATGGTGTTCACCCTGCCGTACGCGATCATCATGATCACCGCGTACCTGAACACGCTGCCCCGGGAGCTGGACGAGTCCGTCAAGATCGACGGCGGCACCGGGTGGACAGCGCTGTGGCGGATCCTGGTGCCGGTCTCGGTTCCCGGCCTGGTCGCGGTCGGTGTCTACACGTTCATGATCTCGTGGAACGAGTACCTGTTCGCCCTCACGCTGACCCGTACCGACGACATGCGGACGGTACCGATCGGGATCCAGCTGCTCATGGGGCAGCACTCGTACGAGTGGAACCAGATGATGGCGATGAGCATCCTCGGGTCCGTTCCCGTCCTCGTTCTCTTCCTCCTCTTCCAGCGTCGCTTCGTCGGCGGACTGACCGCCGGCGCAGTGAAGACCTGA
- a CDS encoding ketose-bisphosphate aldolase — MLTTGKAILDVANAHSFAVPAFNISDWAMFKGIVEISEETNAPLIVGIHPDEMRHIGREMIRGIAERAHNSSVPIAIHWDHGATYEQILQAVQFGFTSVMIDGSLKPFEENIAITRKVTDSAHVLGVSVEGELGTIGGNDSYAEAGAAEIIYTDPDDAVTFIEETGVDSLAIAIGTFHGLYPAHLKPELKLDLLKEIKSRVQIPLVLHGGSGNPDDEIREAARIGINKINISTDIKVAYHDKMREVLGSDRKVREPNAIQPACIEAMKVVAAQKIELFGAAGKASLY, encoded by the coding sequence ATGCTGACGACCGGCAAGGCGATCCTCGATGTCGCCAACGCGCACAGCTTCGCCGTGCCCGCCTTCAACATCAGCGACTGGGCGATGTTCAAGGGCATCGTGGAGATCAGCGAGGAGACGAACGCACCGCTGATCGTCGGGATCCACCCCGACGAGATGCGGCACATCGGCCGCGAGATGATCCGCGGCATCGCCGAACGCGCGCACAACTCGAGCGTCCCGATCGCGATCCACTGGGATCACGGCGCCACCTACGAGCAGATCCTGCAGGCGGTCCAGTTCGGCTTCACCTCGGTGATGATCGACGGGTCGCTGAAGCCGTTCGAGGAGAACATCGCGATCACCCGGAAGGTGACCGACTCGGCGCACGTTCTCGGCGTGTCGGTGGAGGGCGAGCTCGGCACGATCGGCGGCAACGACAGCTACGCCGAGGCCGGTGCCGCCGAGATCATCTACACCGACCCGGACGACGCCGTCACGTTCATCGAAGAGACCGGCGTGGACAGCCTCGCCATCGCGATCGGCACCTTCCACGGCCTCTACCCGGCCCATCTGAAGCCGGAGTTGAAGCTCGACCTGCTCAAGGAGATCAAGAGCCGGGTACAGATCCCGCTGGTGCTGCACGGCGGCTCCGGCAACCCGGACGACGAGATCCGCGAGGCGGCGCGGATCGGCATCAACAAGATCAACATCTCCACCGACATCAAGGTCGCCTACCACGACAAGATGCGCGAGGTCCTCGGCAGCGACCGCAAGGTACGCGAGCCGAACGCCATCCAGCCCGCCTGCATCGAGGCCATGAAGGTGGTAGCCGCCCAGAAGATCGAGCTGTTCGGTGCCGCCGGCAAGGCATCGCTCTACTGA